From Populus alba chromosome 16, ASM523922v2, whole genome shotgun sequence:
CTTAAGTTGAAGTTTCCATTctttatttatgtgtttttttgttttgatgacaaatattgttttttattaacaatatcttttttaaaataaaaatccaagacaattaaaatcaatattcacaaaaaatatcaataatttaaacCAAGGAGTGAGAAAATTATTTCTAGAGGCAAAactcatatttttcttattaattgtttttagatgaaaatacaCTTGTTTTATTAGcaacatttttttaaacaaaaacttatcataatctaaacttatcaatgttttttaatcattgatcTATCTAACCCTTTGATAAACTATCTAACCCCTGAGTGTTGtgtctataaataaatattacttcTATAAACATCATCGATTCTGTTTCATTGCTATTCTAGTAGCAACATATAACCAATAAGGTTATGTTTTATATGATATAGCCAAATCCAATTACAATTAGGTATAACAATGTGTCAGGTTCAAGTGGATTGGGTTTGGCCAACACCTAGCCTTAACCTTGCTGGGTATGATACTAGCCAGACTCTACAATGATTGAGCCTAGTAGTGTGTCAGGTCAAGGTGGCTTGGCGACTAGACCCAAAAGATGATTGGGTCTTTGGCATTGCTAGATCTCGTCGTTGTTGTCAAGTCTAGTAGCTTAGCTTGGCATTGCTAGGCCAATTAGATGGGCTTGGTGTGCGACTCATGAGGATGTCGATCTCGGTCATGGTCGGATTCGTTGCACCCATGGATTCAAACATAATACATGAATCTAATGTCatcaattttatagatttttatattagatcATAGATGaattatttctcaacaaatAGATGAATTAAACAAGTCTATATTCCACCAACACCATTAGATGTAATAAAGTCTCTCATGACTTgaaatgtctttattttttagccGGATAAAATGCAAATATAACTCACAATACAACTCTAAATATCACAAAGGAAAAATTATACTCCAGCCCTTCctctccacaaaaaaaaaaaaaaaaaagactcataGGCTATAATACACCAAGAATCCttcaaaaaaagaattcataatttttattctctattgcatgcatctttgaaatcatatctatatagaatattattgtatttctcttttaaaaaaattatttatttaagtatttgaGAGTCCTTATATCCatcaaaagtgattttttacaTGTATTAGTCACAAACCATATTGACCTACCAAACATTAAGTACAAACTATTAACTATTAACTCCCTTAATTATagattaattaactaattatctaATACGAAAGTTTTATTAATGAACCACTTGGATGTTTAGGACTCATCAAACAACATGAATGACTGCCGCCACCATTATTAGCTCTTAAGAGAAGAAGGTTACATAACCAAAGCAAATACATACATGGAATATGCTTTCAAATATGGAAAGTATTACAAAGGCTAGTTCTTGCCTAACTTCTCCCTAGCAACTTGTCGTAGTCAGGAATAGCAACTTGTCGTAGTCAGGAATAGCAACTTGTCGTAGTCAGGAATGTTCTCTTTAATCACAGGAACTTCAATGAAGTTCTTAGCCCAAGCATGTAATTTAGGTAACGTGCTTGGTTCCAGCACTTTTACACCCACTGCTTCTTCCAACGCCGGCAACCAGTAAGCACATGGTCCATATGAGATGTCTACTATATATTGTCGCCCCCAAAAAACTTCTTGTCTCCGAGGGCTTGATCTTCTAGGATTTTCAGGACTTCCACTATTTTTTTTGCtgccttctccttttcttcttcaattgctACGTATAACGCTCCAATAGCATCGACACACTGAATTataaggggggggggggggggaaaaaGGTCATGGAGGCATTTCttagacaaaaataaatgattgagTGCAAATTTCTAATTCTGTGGACATTTCCAAgagaaaatagtgaaaaaaatatattaatttaaacatttttaagAAAGATTTTACAAAACGATATGAATGGTtaagaaaatatgttattttttatgtcttttactgtcaaactttaaaatcattaaaagaaatcattaaatttttctACATATACCATGTCAATGTGGGGAATAAGCTTCtaagatcattaaaaaaaaaattaaaaaaaagaagaagaaaaggataggACTGCCCCCAAAATATTGTTAGGCCTTATGAACACTGTAGCACAGTGTGTGTATCTATGTTGCATAACGGGAATTGTTTACCTTAGTGGCTCTGTATTGGATCCAAAATCGAGCCATGGCTCTGTCGTAAGGATCTCTTGGCAGCAAGGGATTCTCTGGCCATGTTTCTTCAATGTATTCTAGAATGACAAGAGACTCAGCAATTGGCTTGCCATCATGAACAAGGACTGGgatctttttataaattggATTGTATTTCAATAGCAATTCACTCTTGTTAAGAAGGTCTTCTTCTATGTATTCATACTCCACACCTTTTAGTTTCAGAGCCCAGATAACTCTGCAGCTAAAAGGGCTGGACCAGACACCATGTAGCTTCACTTCTGCCATTGTTGCGGTGAGCTGAAGAACTCTAGATTGCAGGGTACAAGTCGTTTTATAGTGATTTTTGGCTTGGGCAATAAGATTGGGTTTGCAGAAATTTGGATACAAGGAgcattttttatgttctttttccCTTGACGaagccaacaactttggatttttatttattaaaatacaatctGGATATTGCTTTGGTCAAGATGCCAGGATACACTGCTGTGCCACGTCGTTTTATAATCTATAATGACTCTTGCTTGGGCAAGGGGAAGGCCAAAATGGCCGCCgttggagggttttttttttctacgatACAGTTGTGACAGTTGTAGCTATTGAATTTGAATAGACTTCCATGGCTGTATTTCTTATAACAAAACTATGGATTTTGCATAACCCAAATCTCattaaattagaataaaaatatcaaaaaatcttTCTGCTTCAGTTCTTACAGGCCCAAGGATGATCAAGTCGGTAACAGTAGatctcttctatttattttttttcccgcaACTAAACAACTAGCCTTATAGACCAATGGGTTTTATCTGGATTTTGCAAAACTCCAggtattatcaaataaaaaatccgaGGTGCTCTCAATGCACAAGAAGAACCACTGAAAAATTCCATAGAAAATAGTTCAGCTGAAGAGAAACAATAACTAAGCTTTTGCTTTTATGGACTTGTACTGCTTCATCTCCTTAATAACACCATCTGCAAGAGCATCAGCATCGTTGTTCTTCCCAAAGAATTTCACTAGTTCCATGTTAGGGTCCATCAAGTATCTGCACAAGATTATGGAGATATTGTTAACAAacagaaatttaaaaacaaaggtTGAAAACACAGCCCCCCTCTAATGTTGAAAATGTTATATGTTACATAAGCTCCATTAATTATCTGTCTTAAGTCTCCACTAGGAGTAGACATTATTCTTGTCATACTCGAACCACCAAAGAAGTAGAGAGTTTAAGAGATGGAAAGTTAATTTGAAAGTTTGAAGTTCACGGAAAGGGAGTTCAATTAACACTAAGCATGCCCATAAGAAATATTTACGTGATTATGGAGTGATCCACAAGGTAATCCGAATCTTCTTCAGATGTCTTCATATAATAGATCCTGTATGCACGAGCAGTTTTCTTTATCTCTTCTAGGCTGCCTGTTAACCCAATTAGTTTTGGATGGAACTCTGTAATGgaggaaaagataaaaaatctctaattaaattacAAGTGGAACAtgggaataaattaaaattgtaatCCAAATGTGTATAGAAGCACCTTTGACATATTCGCGAACTTGCTCAACATTATCTCTCTCAGGATCCACAGTTATGAATACAGGCACAATATCAAACCCTGCCTTCTCCTCTGCAAGCATTGAGCAAATAGTTCAAAACCACATCATGTAATAACTAAGGCTGACGCTTAacgaaagggaaaaaaaggctGACAGAAATTGCATCTGTACAAATATGCGtgcaatatatttataaaaggaGTCATGCGGCTGAAAATCCAGCACTTGCTGGTATTGGTACTTGTTCCATGTACATTGATGTTTGACCAAATCCTGACACAAAAATCTCACATGGTTGAAAAGAAACACAGGAGACAAGTTAATCTGTCCAGAATCAATATTACCGGTTTATTTTTGCAATGAGCTAGAATTCTCCCACCCTTCATCCTTACCCAAATTTCCATGATATTAAGACAAGAGTGTACAAGATATCCATATTGACATTATGCCGTAGCAGTATCAATTCCAGCAATTAGAGAACAGTTCATaaacttttgaaatattatGACCTATGAGCAATAGACAGCACATAATAAAGGATTTCAGTAAATACTCGAAATAATTAGTTGAATAAACAAAATCTCCAATACATCTCAGCTATGACAATAACTTGTTCTAATACAGTACTCTGGCTTCTGATAATCCTAGAATCAGATGACTAGAGCATTTTTCATCCAAATAAATCAGTGTTTCTCTATTATAAAAACTTGTATCTGTGTTAGTAATTAACTAATTACAAACAATAAGTTCCTGTCAAATGAAAATATCAGCAACTCACTTATTTTATCAATTGCAGCAGCTAGCTTTTGCAGCTCATCCGGGCAAATATCAGGGCAATGAGtaaaaccaaaatatatcaTTGTCCATTTCCCCATAAAGTCTTTCTCGGAAACAGGCTTTCCATCATGATCAATAAGATTAAATGGGCCTCCAATCTCTGGTTTTCCCATAGATGGTCCCACTTTCACAATTGCAGAAGTTTTATTTATAGCTGCACACACAAAATTATCAACACAAAATATACAAACCATACAATCTAATACTTAAAATTGTCAAGTTCAATTACCCTTTAAAGCAAGTTATCAATCTATTCAAGAGAAACttgaatgaaaattttgaataatattgaCAGAAGCGGTTAACTTATATTCTTCCTTTCCTCCATATCAACCTGATACTATACAAATCAAACATGAAGATTCTGTCTTGTGCAAAGTGCAAACATAAGGTGCGTACTACAATCCACAGAGTGAACCAGAGTGATAGAATAGCTAGCTTATAACAGGCCCCATGATTTAAAATTCAACCagatatagaaaagaaaagaaaaaaaggaaagataacAAGCTGTTAATCCCTCAAATAATCACGCAAACACACCAACTTGTCTTGGACAGGGATTTAACACAGCAGTATCCATTTATCTCCTACTTAAAGCGCTAAACTAGGGATGTGAACTCAGGGGAAAATTACTATAGttttttacaaataattgtACATTATATTTCACTTAATACAATTTTCAAAGCAGAGAGGAGAAGCTACTACATGTACTTCTTACAATTGATTAGTTATTTAATTTCCAAACTGATTAGTTATTATTTACTTAAGAAATCAACAAACATCAAACTCACCATAGAAATCATCTACCTTCAATACGTTGCTTCTTCATCCTGTCATAGTACCAAATTAATCCAGCTCCAGTAGCCGCCAGAAACAGAAAACTCAACCATGAAATAGGCTGCAAAAGATAATTAATtccataataataacaataatgagtcaaattatattataaaagctgacgaaacaaaaccctaatttaatatagaaattaaaaaaaaaaaaaaataccccgCGCCGCACTGTTCTTCTAGCATTATTTGTATCATCTTGATGATTTGAATCCCCAGACTTTTCACTTCCATCAGATTTAGCCTCTTCAGTGTTTTTCGAAGTCTCTGAATCAACAACAGTAGTGGTAGTAGGAATTGAAGTGCTAAACAGAAACCTTTGAGTAATCTGTGGAAGCGACTGGATTCCTCCACCGAGAGCTAAAACctaaaatagaaaagataagAGATCAAATTCCTGAGTCAGTaaaactgaaattgaaaattcatgAAAAGACTCAACGAACGAACCGATCGAGGAAGAGGTGAAGGTGGATTTGAAgatgtggtggtggtggtggtggtggtgcagTGAGAGAGGTAGCGAGAAGTGAGACATCGGTAGGTGTGGCGCAGGTGGTTTGCTTTTCTTGATAGAGCAGTAGTTGCCATTGAAAATTGTTTGAGCTCgtctttgcttctttctttctttctttctggtgCGGCGTCTTGGAGTTTATTTGTAAGTCCCgtactagtttttttaaaaccgCAGTGTGAGCTGGAATTGTTTAACAACCCGTTCCTACGGTTGTTAAAATCTCGAATTCATTTATATAATCATATACATAtccaaaattcatttaaaaatttaaaaatagataaaattaaattaaaattgttttaatgggTTAAAACTCGTGATTACAATATTGGTTTTACATTTTCataagaaatataatattacCATTCAAAGTATGGCCTAACAATCTTGTTTGATATGATTACGAgcttatttgaattaattcttaattGTTTCTTTTGACAACAGGCTTGATATGGAATGAGAATATGatataaattttgtattttatttataattttataatttattttttataatctaaatttatattGTAGTTTTCCTATCATGTTAAAAATGTGTTTATAATAACCTTGCTCGTAGCTTATGCAGCGGGTAGAGCAGACGTTTTTCTTAACatcaccaaaaaataataagtagttatcattaatgtatttttagcaaaaaaaaaaaatcattgtgaacTCAATATAATGGATTATACATGccaataaatatgaaaaaaacaattgtgaacactaaccaaacaaaatattaagttgGGACATATATATGTTAAGATATTTGATTTAAGGTGTCCTGAGTCAATCTAGatcaactttttattaaaataaaaacatttcaattttttttttcttattgttgaCCTAATAAGGTGTGGGCAAGTTAATTAAGTCATCAAAAACTTTACTAGATCAAACAAATTTTATCAGggtaatattttgtttgatttaactAAAAACCTAACTTGGATCAGGCTTCAAGTTCTGGGTTTTTTAAGTCAACCCATTAATCCTTGTTTAACAACTATAACTTACCTCTTAAAGATATGGTTTGTGTGGCCTTAcaataaattttcttataaaaaatacctatttttaaaaaaatgatatccaAAACTTATAAGTTGTCGAGACCCTAAATATAATTGATGTGAAATATTAGTATCATTATAGTATCTAGCGGCTCAAAAGTTATCAGCACTTCACATTCACACATAAAATGAACAAAGTCAATGATGATATTAACCCAAACCCGTTACATGACCGATTGTAGACCTATTATTTCACTTTTAGATAGGGATAATAATGAGCACTCACGGCTTGGATTTATTAATATCCATATCATATTCATGACTCATCAGATAATAAATTTAGGTATTCATAAACTATTAATTCGGGTTTCAAGTATCTATATAGATATTCATTATCTatcaaaagaaaatctaaatgttctataaatatattttatataatataaatatatatttagggtTGGGTTTAGATAGATTTCAATTCAGGTTAGACAATATTCATATCCTATTTAATACCTAATGAGTAgagtaattattcaaaaaatacatattCAAGTTgggtcaaaattaatatatatcaagttcaaattaaattggcatcctccatttcaactCATGATAGATTTTGTCATGAAAGAAACatcttatattaaaaacttttaagttatttaaatcCTAGACTCATAATCCATTTAGATATTGATGTCATTAGCTGTAGGTATTATTGAAAGGATTAGAATGTTAAAGGATACATAAATACATTTTATTGAAAACACCttcaagtttataaaaattTACGATAATTTTAATGCAaaggatataattaataatatttagaactTTCACAGCCTGGTTGAGAAACAAATTTGGAGTTGATTAAAATTCAGGTTATAattgagattttgatttttttttttttttagaaataacttCAATGTTTGATTGGATCTATTATGAGCTTGTTTGGCTAAGTGTTTACAGTAACGTTTATTATTTAACAGTTGCAATATatcatatgattaaaaaatttaccgTAATTTTTACGTATGGGCTATACCATTATCTACATTGAAAACTCTGttttattaaagttaaaattGCATGCTGCTCGTTGTCTTTCTGTAACACAGCCTTTCTCTATGTTGATGACAACCTTACACCTGAAATACTAATTTTCAATATATTGCAAGGTTAAAAGAACTATTGTGTCAAAAGAAAGGGAATTTTAACCCCAAAAGCTTAACCGATATTGTAATTACTagctaatctaaaaaaaaaaaaaagattgtaatTACCAAGTTACTAATGATAAACATTACgaagaataacaagaaaaaacgTATAGAATCGGACCTGTCATTGGGTATTTCTTGAAGTTCTTTCTGATTAAAGCTTCTTAAtactcatcaatttatttttatttttctaattagatGTTTTTTCTACTCTTTATCATTCAGATTtcgaattttaaaaatcatttttaatgaaaataaaggaGACATCTTTTTCCTCACCGTTCATTTGCCCTGTTTTTTCACCTATGCTTTTTCGTTGATAATAGGACTGGCCCAACAAATACAACAAATTTAGTCCAGTCCAACATACCAGATAGTGAGACCTAGAGCCTTCCAGCAAGAATAGTCAAGACAAGTACTGTAAATCAgaacattaacattaacaaataataataataaaaaaaaaactaaaaatatgtgtttttattttgcatttatttataaaatattatttttttaaaaaaaaaatttttatttttttatttgttctttatttttttttaatttcattatttgattCATTGAAGATTGAGTTTTATAGGATTAACTTGGCCTCGTGAATCCGTATTATAAACTTAAGGAATTAACCCGGTTAGCTTGGTTTTATAGATTAATATGGTTGAATCAAATTTTCATgctcttatttttaattagtattatttttaattttattatttaatattaaatttaatagaaattaggttacataatttgttttgatttactttttataaggttattctaGTTTCATAAATAATCACGTGTTTAGCGAGttaatccaaataaatttagattgtttcattatgttttgtttttacattaattttttctaattttatcattcaataataattttattagaaattaaattttataatttattttctataaagttaacTTAGTATTATTACAAGAGTAGCAAGTCCGGAAAATTAACCAAGttaactcaaattattttttctttttactttttataagattattttctataaaattatccaagtttcaaatccaaatcacaaaattacttgctataaaattatcttaatcaCAAAATTATAATACAAGTCATAAGTtaactcatattattttttaattaatttttatcaacatcaaattaattaaaaattaaaattttattttaatagaatttaTATGAGTTTATTCACACTAAcccaaatcaataaaatatattgatatttcaatattaaaaaaaaaaaccttaatttttttacaaatcaaactatatatttttttaatcatgatcAAGTCATTTCAAGTAATTAATATGTAcagagtttaaaaaaatattctactataaaaatattaacagcACCTAATCTGCCCACAGCACAACGCGGATCAAGTATCTACTCCTATGTGATTTCATATGTCATGCCGTCTGTAGTTTATCTGCAAACTTGAATAACACGTCCCCGAtaacttaaattaaaagattaattgtATCGGCAAACTTGGTTAGCACGCAGCGGTTCTGTTCCGGTAGTCCTCACGACTGTTATTATATAGCCGGGCATTATTCCATAGTCAACAGGTACACCCccataaatttaattacataGATCACCCAGGTATCAACGTCACCCTAATTATGCTATGTCGTCAGCAGTGTCATAGATGCCAGGAACTAACATCaatgaaatgaagaaagaaagtgTCTTGAAACAGCAACATACAGCTGAAAACCCACTTCCGCACTACTGCTGGTTCTTAAAAGACTGCACAGAACATAACATGCACGGTCAGCAGCACTCCGTAGAAGATAACACAGCTCTTCTGATATTAAATTAAGTATATATCATTTCACCTCGAAATTCTTGGAAAGGTCTTTCACCTGCTCGGcaagttctttctttttctttgccgCTGCATAACAAAACAACACTCATCATCAGATTAAAAGCCAGCAGTGACTGAAATTGCAGGTCCAGATCACAAAATGTAACAGAAACACACCCgtgtttgaaatatcatcaaTCCTCCTTGATGTCCTCACTGCAAACCTCTGGAATGCAGGACTGCAAgcacaaaaaaccaaaattaaaaaaggtcGATAACATGAAGGTTAAAACCTCTACTCTGTTCAAAATCAAAGGTTGACAATGAGAAGGCTGGGATCATAAAGCAATAACTGACTCTCTCAAGCTAGCAGGCATTACAGGAGCCAAAAAAGATATGAACTGGTAGTTGAGCAGTTATCACCTTGGTAAACAAACTAAATCCTATCATCGTTATTCATCACGAAGCCATGTTCATAAACTGTAGAAAGATCAACAAGGCAAACTCATTTTTTGTTCCATCAACTCCACCAAATCGATGAGATTATAATAAAACAGAAAGTTATAATAATAGAGCAACATAGTCCCATAGCTTCATTCTTACAAATGAGTggagtttttatttctttgggGGAAAAGGagtattgaataaaataaataaatgaatactCAACTGCGAAAATTTCTCAAACCTCAAAATTTGCACTGCACTCACTGCAGGCACAATAAATTAACAGCCACTGATGAAATCACTTCATTACttccaaaattaatttaattcgaAAGGAAAACCTAGCAGGTTGACCTGGTTGAAACAAACTTCCAAAGTTGTTCCAACCAAAACACCTCATATTTTACTATAAAGGAAACAATGACATCTAAATGATTCAAAGCAAGAAATCAAAGCACTCATATCAACGAGCAAACCAAAAAAAGCAGAGGAATCAAATTTTCTCCAACTTCAATAGCCACAGCGCACAACAAGTTGCACTGCCAACAAAATTATAAACGAAGATAAGAGCCACTTTTGCTTCAACTGAACGAACCATTGAGGAACCCATCCAGCCTCAATGGTCAGAGAAAGAAGCTTATCTGGAAAAAAGTTATTCAAGAATTGAAATATGAACCAACGACAGAATACCACATCATCGGAGCAACAAAATCGAAGGCGCATAGGAAATTAATAGAATCAACAATACCTGTTAGCAAGACTATTTACGACAAGCTCATTCACAACATAGGATAAGACTCTGTGCATGAAATTCCCACCCGCCATGGCTTGTTTGCTTCTATTGAactttttaaaagcaaaaaaaaaaaagatcaaacagaCACAAATCAGAATATGTTTGatattaagaaatgaaattgattAATCAACAAATcttattagaatttatttttatttctattgcaaaatcaaaaaacaaaagagaaaaaaaacggAGCCCTTTGAAATTAATAGAAAGGAAATCGTGAATAAATCCTAAGCTCATCAAATTCAGGTATCCGTAAAttctataaaacaaaattaagcacgtaaaaataataattgaaatgatTATTAAACAAGATAATTAAGGAATTGATTGCGATAAAGAAAATAGTTgaaagatttattttacctgCGAGAGAATGGCGATTGGAAAGCTAGGCTTCTGGAATGTGCCTAAATTTTAGCGTGGAGACAGCTTCATCGGTTTTTATAGGTAGGCGAGTCTTTAGGGTTGGGCGGTTTTAAGACTAAAGAGAGGCCCATGGGCTTGGAACAAGGCCCATAGTACCGggtccattaaaaaaattattgctttGGTTTACACATAAGACTATAAGAGTTCCTTCTCACCATAGTTGTTAACATGCTTCTTAACCTGTAAAATTTATGATTCAGAGTTTATCAAGCAGGATTTTAAGTTAAGTGGAAAAGGATATTAATTTGATGGAAGTGGTTAATTTGACTAAACTCAATCTAGATTAAGCCAcatcaattctaattttttttataaaaaatttatatcattttaacaaaaatcaataatttatatagACTGGATAATTTAATGACACAGATTTTTTTCTAGGTAATTTCCTTTACCAGATatgaatatatatgatttttatattggtatgtaaaaatatattaaattattttgaatattagctGATACATGTTTCAGGAATATATATGATgccatttataaattttattcctTAAGATCTAAGATATTCACATTCCATACGAGGGAATTACATgtgaatattgatttttttttaatcaatgtttTAGGAACGTGATGCTATTTATTAATCTTAGGAGGCAATATCTGAGATAACTGCTTTTCACATGAGAGAGTTAAAAGGTGTGAGTGTATTATATGGAGGAGCTCTACATCGCACAGAAATACTATGATCGTGCAAGACAACGTGCATGTACTATCATCACATTAAACAAAACGAAAA
This genomic window contains:
- the LOC118037501 gene encoding protein SCO1 homolog 1, mitochondrial, with translation MATTALSRKANHLRHTYRCLTSRYLSHCTTTTTTTTSSNPPSPLPRSVLALGGGIQSLPQITQRFLFSTSIPTTTTVVDSETSKNTEEAKSDGSEKSGDSNHQDDTNNARRTVRRGPISWLSFLFLAATGAGLIWYYDRMKKQRIEAINKTSAIVKVGPSMGKPEIGGPFNLIDHDGKPVSEKDFMGKWTMIYFGFTHCPDICPDELQKLAAAIDKIKEKAGFDIVPVFITVDPERDNVEQVREYVKEFHPKLIGLTGSLEEIKKTARAYRIYYMKTSEEDSDYLVDHSIITYLMDPNMELVKFFGKNNDADALADGVIKEMKQYKSIKAKA